CGACGGCGTCGAACTGGTCGAGGTCGACACGGCGATCAACGACGAGGCGTTCGCGCGGACGATCGCCGAGCGGCTGGACGAGTCCATGCGCGAGGCCGGCGTCGTCTGACGGGGGACCGGCCCACTCGCCGTCGTCGGGCGACCACCGCAGTTCGAGGGTGACCGGGTCGGTGACGAACGGGAGCCGCGACTCGTCGGTCTCGACCTCGACCGTATCGGGCGGGGGGAGGTCGACCGACTCGCCGTCGACGGGCGGGGCAAAAGGCTCTCCGCCGCGGTCGACCCCGCTCGACCGCCCCGGGGTCGGCGATGTCGGCGCGAACGTTTATTCGCGCACCGACACAACGTGTCGTCCATGATCGGGTCGTCCGCCGACAGGGGGTCGTTCACCGCCGAGTGGGGACCGTTCGTCGCCGACAGGGGGTCGTGAACGTGGTCGCCGTCGGCTTCTGGGCGCTGGTCGTCCTCGCGACGGTCGTGAGCCTCGGCACCGCCTGGACGCTGGGCGCCAACAGCAACTCCCCGCCGTTCGCCCCGGCCATCGGCGCCAACGCCATCTCGACGATGCGCGCCGCCTTCCTCATCGGCATCCTCGCCGCCGCCGGCGCGCTCACGCAGGGCGGATCCATCTCCGAGACCGTCGGCGCCGGCCTCATCGACGGCGTCGCGATCACGTCGCTGGCCGCCACGGCGGGCCTGCTCACCGCCACCGCGTTCATGGCCTTCGGCGTCTACAGCGGCTACCCCGTCCCCGCCGCCTTCGCGACGACGGGCGCGATGGTCGGCGTCGGCCTCTCGCTGGGCGGCGACCCCGCCGTCGGGACCTACCGCCAGATCGCGACCTTCTGGGTGCTCGTCCCGCCCGTCTCGGGCGGCCTCGCGTATCTCACCGCGACGATCCTCCGCCGCGACGACATCCCCGAGACCGTCGGCGTCCCGCTGCTGGCGGCCGTCGTCGGCGCCATCGTCGCCAACGTGCAGTTGAGTGTCATCCCGTCGGGCCCCGACGCCACGCAGAACTCGCTGGCCGGCCTCGGCGCGGATCTGGTTGGGCTGTCGCCGGTCGCGGGGGTCGAACCGACCGTCGCCGTCGTGACGGTCGCCTTCGCCGCGCTGAGCTTCCAGTTCATCCGCCGGCGGACCCAGGACTCGGTCGACAAGGGGATCCGGACGTTCCTCGTCGTCCTCGGGAGCGTCGTCGCCTTCTCCAGCGGCGGGAGCCAGGTCGGGCTGGCCACCGGCCCGCTCGAGAACCTCTACGGCGCCGAACTGGGGCTGCCGGGGATCGTCCTGCTGGCCATCGGCGCCGTCGGCATCCTCGGCGGCGCCTGGATGGGCGCGCCGCGACTCCTCCAGGCGACCTCCCGGGAGTACGCCTCGCTGGGCATCCGCCGGTCGATCGCCGCGCTGGTCCCGGGATTCGTCATCGCCCAGCTCGCCATCGCCCTGGGGATCCCCATCTCGTTCAACAACATCATCATCTCCGGCGTCATCGGCGGCGGCCTCGCGGGCGGGTCGGCCGGCGTCTCCCGCCGGAAGATCGGCGTGACGCTGGCGTTCTGGATCGTCACCCTCGTCTCCTCGATCGCCGTCGGGTTCGGCCTCTACCGGGTGTTCGAAGCGGTTCTAGGCGGCTGACGCAGGTCCGGCGGGAACGCGGCGCTCGCCGTCGAAGCGCGGACCGGAGTCCCGGGGTTCGACACGAAACGGAGGGGGAAGCCGCAAGTTAGTCGACGCGGATCCCGGAGACGGCGTCGTGGAGCCGGTCGGCCAGATCCGCGGCGCGGTCGGCCGAGCGAGCCTCGGCGTACACGCGGACGACGGGCTCGGTCCCGGAGGGGCGGGCGAGCGTCCAGCCGTCGCCGTAGTTGAGGCGGTAGCCGTCGGTGGTGTCGAGTTCGGCGACGGACTCCTCGGCGGCGCGCTCGATGGCGTCGAGCATGGCCTCCCGTTGGCGCTCGCTGTCGTAGGCCACGTCGCGCCGGACGTTCACGTAGTCGTCGTAGCGGGCGACCACGTCGCTCGCGGGCTCGCCGCGGCGGGCCAGCAGTTCGCAAAAGCGCGCGGCGGTGTAGGCGCCGTCGCGGGCGATCCGGTAGCCGGGAAAGAGGATGCCGCCGTTGCCCTCGCCGGCGACCGGGACGGACTCCCCGGTCGCCAGGAGGTCGCGGATGCGCGAGACGATGTAGGTCGACCCGATGGGCGTCAGGGAGAGCTCCGCGCCGGCCGCCTCGACCACGTCGACGAGGCGCTGGGAGGCGTTGACGGCGGAGACGACGGTGTCGCCCTCGCCGAGAGCGTCGGCGGCCAGCGCCGCGAGTGCGGCGCCGCCCTCGACGTGGTCGCCCCGCTCGTCGACGAAGATGGCGCGGTCGGCGTCGCCGTCGTGGGCGACCCCCAGGTCGGCGTCCGTGGCGCGGACGAATCGCCGGAGGTCGCCGAGGTTACTCTCGACGGGCTCGGGGTCGCGGCCGGGGAAGTGGCCGTCGGGCTGGGCGTGGATCGTCCTGACGCGACAGCCCAGCCGCCGGAAGAAGTCGGGGCTGGTGACCGCGCCGGCGCCGTGGCCGGGGTCGACGGCGACGGTCAGGTCGGCGTCGGCGACGGCGTCGCGGTCGACCGCGGCGAGGAGTTCGTCGACGTAGGCGCGGGCGGCGCCGTCGACCGAGCGGCTCCGCCCGGTCTCGTCCCAGGCGACGCGGCGGGGGGCCTCGTCGAGCAGCCGCGACTCGATGGCTTCGAGGCGTTCGCGCGGGAGCTCGACGCCGTCGGCGCCGACGAGCTTGATGCCGTTGTACTCGGGGGGGTTGTGCGAGGCGGTGACCATCAGGCCGGGGACGCCCTCCCGTTCGGCGTAGGCCTGGAGCCCGGGCGTGGGGACGACGCCGAGGCGGTCGACGGAGACGCCGACGCTGGCGAGGCCGCTGGCGACGGAGTCGACGAGCATCGGGCCGGTCCGACGGGTGTCGCGGGCGACGGCCACGCGGTCGACGCCCCCCGCGCGCCAGACGGTCCCCGCCGCCTGCGCCACGTCCGTGGCGTCGCCCGGCGTGAGGTCGTCGTTGACCACGCCGCGCACGCCGCTGGACCCGAAGACCCTCATTGGGGACTAGTCAGCGGTCCGGCCGCATAGTGGTTCCGGAGCGCGACGGGCGGCTGCCGCGGCGCCGTCACAGGCTGTGGCTTGCCCTCGCAAGCGGCCTCGCGACCGGCTTCGACCCCGGCCGCGTCGTCACCGCCGACACGTATCGAATCGGCTAAACCGCCGGGTGCCGACACCGGAGGTATGGACACCCAGGGACTCATCGACGCGCTCCGGGCGGCCGACGCCGTGAAGTTCGGCGAGTTCGAGCTCTCCCACGGCGGTACCTCGAACTACTACGTCGACAAGTACCTCTTCGAGACCGACCCCGACTGCCTCGAAGCGATCGGCGAGGCGTTCGCCGACCACCTCGCGGCGACGACCGACGGCGAGACCAAACTCGCCGGCGTCGCGCTGGGCGCCGTCCCGCTGGTCGCGGTCACGAGCGTCGAGTCGGCCAGTCCCTACGTCATCGTCCGCAAGCAGCAGAAAGAGTACGGCACCGCCAACCTCGTCGAGGGCGAGCTCGCCGACGGCGAGGAGGTCGTGGTGCTGGAGGACATCGCGACGACCGGCCAGAGCGCCGTCGACGCCGCCGAGGCGCTCCGGGAGGCCGGCGCCGTCGTGAATCGGGTACTCGTCGTCGTCGACCGCGAGGAGGGCGCCGCCGAGAACCTCGCCGAGCACGACCTCGAACTGGAGTCGCTCGTGACCGCGTCGAACCTGCTCGACGACGCCCCCGAGGACGTCGACGCGGCCTGACGCCGACGAGTCGATCCGCAGCCTGTCGGTTGCCGCGAAATTCGCCGGCCGGCCGACGGCGGTGTCCGGCCGCGACGCGCCTGGTAATGACTCGCACGGTCAGAACAGGTCGGCGCACGTCACAACGCTTTTATCCGAAAGCGCGTTAGCGGAGAGCAAGATGGCAGGTGACTGCTTTACACGCGGGCCTCCCGCCCCATAACCAGTCACTGCCATGTTCTCGCGCTCGACGCTCGCTGCCCGACAGCGGTGCGTGGCGCGGTGGAGGCAGATGACATGTCACAGCAGGAATCCTCAGTCACGGTGGAACTGCCCGATGGAAGCACGCTCGACGTTCCGTCGGGCGCCACAGTCGAAGACGTGGCCTACGAGATCGGTCCGGGGCTCGGAAGCGACACCGTCGCCGGCAAGCTCGACGGCGAGCTCGTCGCCAAGGAGGCGCCGGTCTACGACGACGCACGCGTGGAGATCGTCACCCCCTCGGCCGACGAGTACCTGCAGGTGATGCGCCACTCCGCCGCACACGTCCTCGCGCAGGCGATCCTCCGGGAGTACCCCGACGCCAAACTGGCCACCGGTCCGCCCACCGAGGAGGGGTTCTACTACGACTTCGACGGCATCGACGTCGACGAGGGCGACTTCGACGAGCTGGTCGCCGAGATGGAGGCCATCGTCGACGAGGACCTCGACATCGAGCGCGAGGAGGTCTCGCTCGACGAGGCCCGCGAGCGCGTCGCCGGCGACCCCTACAAGGAGGAGATCCTCGAGGATCTGGCCGCGGGCGACCGCGGCGCCGACGACGACATCGAGACCGTCTCCTTCTACAGCCAGGGCGACTTCTCGGACCTCTGTGCCGGGCCGCACGTCGCCTCCACCGGCGAGATCGGCGCTATCGACCTGCGAGAGATCGCCGCCACCAACTGGCGCGGCGACGAGGACCAGCCGCGACTCACCCGCGTCTACGGCACCGCCTTCGGCTCGGAGTCCGACCTGGAGGACTACTGGGAACGCAAGGAGGAGGCCGAGCGCCGGGACCACCGCCGCATCGGCCGCGAGATGAACCTCTTCTCCATCCCGGAGCACTCCCCGGGCTGCGTCCACTTCCACCCCGACGGGATGGCGATCCGCCGGGAGCTGGAGGACTACATCCGCGGGAAGAACGACGATCTCGGCTACGAAGAGGTGTGGACGCCCGAACTCAACAAGGTCGACCTCTGGAAGACCTCGGGCCACTACGAGCACTTCTGCGAGGAGGACGAGATGTTCCACTGGGACCAGGCCAGCGCCCGCACCGAGGGCGACGAGGCCGACGAGTACGGCCTCAAGCCCATGAACTGCGCCAACCACGTCCACCTCTACCAGCGCGAACGCCGCTCCTATCGCGAGCTCCCGAAACGCTACTGCGAGTTCGGCACCTGCTACCGCAACGAGCGCTCCGGCGAACTCTCCGGGATGCTCCGGGTGCGAGGGTTCACCCAGGACGACGGCCACGCGTTCGTGACTCGCGACCAGATCCAGGGCGAGGTCACCCGCACGCTCGAGGTCATCGACGAGGTGCTGGCCGACTTCGGCCTCGACGTGACGTTCAAGCTGGAGACCCAGCCCGACGACTCCTTCGGCGACGACCAGCTGTGGGAGCGCGCCGAGAGCGACCTGCGGAGTTCGCTCGACGCCCTGGGCGAGGGCTACGCGGTCGAGGCCGGCGAGGGCGCCTTCTACGGCCCGAAGATCGCCGCCGACGCCGAGGACGCCATCGGCCGCGAGTGGACCGTCGGCACCGTCCAGTTGGACTTCGTCCAGCCCGACCGGTTCGACCTCGTCTACGTCGGCGAGGACAACGAGGAACACACGCCGGTGATGATCCACCGCGCGCTGCTGGGGACGTTCGAGCGGTTCATGGCTGTCATGATCGAGCACTTCGCGGGCCGGTTCCCGCTGTGGCTCGCGCCCGAGCAGGTGCGCGTGCTCCCGCTGAACGAGGAGGTGCTGGGCTACGCCCACCGCCTGCGCAACGACTTCGAGGAGAGCGGCTTCCGCGCGACCGTCGCCGACGGCGACGACACGCTCCAGCGCAAGATCCGCGCCGCCCACGACGAGAACGTCCCCTACATGTGCATCGTCGGCCCCGACGAGGAGGAGGCGGGCACCGTCTCGGTGCGCGACCGCGCCGAGCGCGAGGCCCGTGACGTGGACCCCGAGACCTTCCGCGAGCACCTCCGCGCGGAGCGCGAGGAGAAGCGGCTCGAACCGGACTTCCTCGACGACTAGGTCGACACCGCACGCTCTTCTCCCGCCCAGTCCCGCGCAGCGAGCGCGACCGGACCGCGTCGAGGCGACGCGAGTCCACCGTGCTGGGACGGAGGCCCGTCCGACGGGAGCGACCGTCGGCGGAGCGGCGTCGGGTCGTCACAGTCCGAACGGCTCAAATACCTGCCGAACCGACAGGGGACCGTGTCACAGCAGGTCGGCGAGGTCGGGACGCTGTTCCTCCACGAGTACGGCGACGACGTGCGCGT
The window above is part of the Halosimplex rubrum genome. Proteins encoded here:
- a CDS encoding inorganic phosphate transporter: MVAVGFWALVVLATVVSLGTAWTLGANSNSPPFAPAIGANAISTMRAAFLIGILAAAGALTQGGSISETVGAGLIDGVAITSLAATAGLLTATAFMAFGVYSGYPVPAAFATTGAMVGVGLSLGGDPAVGTYRQIATFWVLVPPVSGGLAYLTATILRRDDIPETVGVPLLAAVVGAIVANVQLSVIPSGPDATQNSLAGLGADLVGLSPVAGVEPTVAVVTVAFAALSFQFIRRRTQDSVDKGIRTFLVVLGSVVAFSSGGSQVGLATGPLENLYGAELGLPGIVLLAIGAVGILGGAWMGAPRLLQATSREYASLGIRRSIAALVPGFVIAQLAIALGIPISFNNIIISGVIGGGLAGGSAGVSRRKIGVTLAFWIVTLVSSIAVGFGLYRVFEAVLGG
- the glmM gene encoding phosphoglucosamine mutase gives rise to the protein MRVFGSSGVRGVVNDDLTPGDATDVAQAAGTVWRAGGVDRVAVARDTRRTGPMLVDSVASGLASVGVSVDRLGVVPTPGLQAYAEREGVPGLMVTASHNPPEYNGIKLVGADGVELPRERLEAIESRLLDEAPRRVAWDETGRSRSVDGAARAYVDELLAAVDRDAVADADLTVAVDPGHGAGAVTSPDFFRRLGCRVRTIHAQPDGHFPGRDPEPVESNLGDLRRFVRATDADLGVAHDGDADRAIFVDERGDHVEGGAALAALAADALGEGDTVVSAVNASQRLVDVVEAAGAELSLTPIGSTYIVSRIRDLLATGESVPVAGEGNGGILFPGYRIARDGAYTAARFCELLARRGEPASDVVARYDDYVNVRRDVAYDSERQREAMLDAIERAAEESVAELDTTDGYRLNYGDGWTLARPSGTEPVVRVYAEARSADRAADLADRLHDAVSGIRVD
- the pyrE gene encoding orotate phosphoribosyltransferase; protein product: MDTQGLIDALRAADAVKFGEFELSHGGTSNYYVDKYLFETDPDCLEAIGEAFADHLAATTDGETKLAGVALGAVPLVAVTSVESASPYVIVRKQQKEYGTANLVEGELADGEEVVVLEDIATTGQSAVDAAEALREAGAVVNRVLVVVDREEGAAENLAEHDLELESLVTASNLLDDAPEDVDAA
- the thrS gene encoding threonine--tRNA ligase, encoding MSQQESSVTVELPDGSTLDVPSGATVEDVAYEIGPGLGSDTVAGKLDGELVAKEAPVYDDARVEIVTPSADEYLQVMRHSAAHVLAQAILREYPDAKLATGPPTEEGFYYDFDGIDVDEGDFDELVAEMEAIVDEDLDIEREEVSLDEARERVAGDPYKEEILEDLAAGDRGADDDIETVSFYSQGDFSDLCAGPHVASTGEIGAIDLREIAATNWRGDEDQPRLTRVYGTAFGSESDLEDYWERKEEAERRDHRRIGREMNLFSIPEHSPGCVHFHPDGMAIRRELEDYIRGKNDDLGYEEVWTPELNKVDLWKTSGHYEHFCEEDEMFHWDQASARTEGDEADEYGLKPMNCANHVHLYQRERRSYRELPKRYCEFGTCYRNERSGELSGMLRVRGFTQDDGHAFVTRDQIQGEVTRTLEVIDEVLADFGLDVTFKLETQPDDSFGDDQLWERAESDLRSSLDALGEGYAVEAGEGAFYGPKIAADAEDAIGREWTVGTVQLDFVQPDRFDLVYVGEDNEEHTPVMIHRALLGTFERFMAVMIEHFAGRFPLWLAPEQVRVLPLNEEVLGYAHRLRNDFEESGFRATVADGDDTLQRKIRAAHDENVPYMCIVGPDEEEAGTVSVRDRAEREARDVDPETFREHLRAEREEKRLEPDFLDD